One segment of Marinobacter sediminum DNA contains the following:
- the queF gene encoding NADPH-dependent 7-cyano-7-deazaguanine reductase QueF (Catalyzes the NADPH-dependent reduction of 7-cyano-7-deazaguanine (preQ0) to 7-aminomethyl-7-deazaguanine (preQ1) in queuosine biosynthesis), producing the protein MALHDAPLGKSSEYPDRYDPELLFPVARDENRRRLGLADGRWPWFGEDLWQAWEISWLRQGGVPVVRWAEIRFPSASPSIIESKSLKLYLNSFNQSTFSSSEQVADIISRDLSSACGAAVHIQLHSVDESGDAVGRPAGFELIDDEPVSEVVYDYTPDSLSASGDTVTEQLCSHLLKSNCPVTGQPDWATVMVRYTGPAIDRSGLLRYIVSFRQKQDFHEHCVETVFTDLMSHCQPEKLMVCARYTRRGGLDINPWRSTEPGHDAGPRLIRQ; encoded by the coding sequence ATGGCCCTACATGACGCCCCGTTGGGCAAATCCAGCGAGTATCCGGATCGCTACGATCCGGAGCTTCTGTTTCCCGTAGCCCGGGATGAAAATAGGCGCAGGCTCGGGCTTGCTGATGGCCGCTGGCCCTGGTTTGGTGAGGATCTGTGGCAAGCCTGGGAGATTTCCTGGTTGCGCCAAGGCGGTGTTCCGGTAGTGCGATGGGCCGAGATCCGCTTTCCATCTGCGTCGCCGTCTATCATTGAGTCCAAGTCGCTCAAGCTTTACCTCAATTCGTTTAACCAGAGCACCTTTTCATCATCAGAGCAGGTCGCCGATATTATATCCCGGGACCTGTCCAGTGCCTGCGGTGCGGCCGTTCATATTCAGTTGCACAGTGTTGATGAATCCGGCGACGCTGTGGGGCGACCGGCAGGGTTCGAACTGATTGACGACGAGCCTGTCAGTGAGGTGGTTTATGATTATACGCCGGACTCACTCTCTGCCTCCGGTGATACCGTAACCGAACAGTTATGTTCCCATCTGCTCAAGAGCAATTGTCCGGTCACTGGTCAGCCCGACTGGGCTACCGTTATGGTGAGGTACACCGGGCCGGCGATTGATCGTTCCGGTCTGTTGCGTTACATCGTGAGCTTTCGTCAGAAGCAGGATTTTCATGAGCACTGCGTTGAAACCGTATTCACGGATTTGATGAGCCACTGTCAGCCAGAAAAACTGATGGTGTGCGCACGCTACACGCGACGCGGGGGGTTGGATATCAATCCATGGCGGAGCACTGAGCCCGGCCACGATGCGGGCCCTCGCCTGATACGTCAATAA
- a CDS encoding ABC transporter permease, whose product MKTQALMTAFSTIVLREIRRFTRIWAQTLLPPAVTMTLYFIIFGNLIGSRIGQMGGFDYMAFIVPGLIMMAVITNSYANVVSSFFSMKFQRSIEELLVSPVPNWVILAGYVCGGMARGLGIGLIVTLLSLAFTNLSIHNLPMMVATVFLTSALFSLGGFINAMLATKFDDISIVPTFVLTPLTYLGGVFYSIDLLPEFWQGVSMINPILYMVNGFRYGILGVSDVNPFVSLGMILVFISVLAFIALRMLARGKGIRH is encoded by the coding sequence ATGAAAACCCAGGCTCTGATGACCGCATTCAGTACGATCGTTCTAAGGGAAATTCGCCGGTTCACACGGATCTGGGCTCAGACTCTGCTCCCGCCCGCTGTCACAATGACGCTCTACTTCATTATTTTCGGTAACCTGATTGGCTCGCGGATTGGCCAGATGGGTGGATTCGACTACATGGCCTTTATTGTGCCGGGGTTGATCATGATGGCTGTCATCACCAACTCCTATGCCAATGTGGTGTCGTCGTTCTTCTCAATGAAGTTCCAGCGAAGCATTGAGGAATTATTGGTATCGCCGGTTCCTAACTGGGTCATTCTGGCGGGATACGTGTGTGGTGGCATGGCCCGGGGACTGGGAATCGGCCTGATTGTCACCCTGTTGTCGCTGGCGTTTACCAATCTGTCTATTCATAACCTGCCTATGATGGTTGCCACTGTGTTTCTGACCTCTGCGCTGTTTTCTCTGGGCGGTTTTATCAATGCCATGCTGGCTACCAAATTTGATGATATCTCTATCGTCCCAACGTTTGTCCTGACACCGCTGACCTATCTGGGAGGGGTGTTTTACAGCATCGACCTGCTGCCTGAATTCTGGCAGGGCGTTTCGATGATTAATCCGATCCTGTATATGGTGAACGGGTTTCGCTATGGCATTCTTGGTGTATCGGACGTTAATCCTTTCGTTTCCCTTGGTATGATTCTGGTTTTCATTTCCGTGCTTGCCTTTATTGCTCTCAGGATGCTGGCGCGCGGGAAGGGTATCCGCCACTGA